From one Prosthecobacter dejongeii genomic stretch:
- a CDS encoding 3'-5' exoribonuclease: MSYIMVDIESDGPIPGDYSMICFGAVLVEPGLERTFYGQLRPISDKFIPEALAVSGFSREQTLTFPEPTEVMNAFADWIYHLDIDRPHFISDNNGFDWQFVNSYFHHFTGRNPFGFSSTNLGSLYKGMVKDTFQTFKHLRKTRHTHHPVDDAKGNAEALLTMKQQMDLKIRL, encoded by the coding sequence ATGAGTTATATCATGGTTGACATCGAGTCTGACGGCCCCATTCCTGGAGATTACTCCATGATCTGCTTTGGCGCTGTTTTGGTCGAGCCCGGTTTGGAACGAACCTTTTATGGTCAGCTCCGTCCGATCTCAGACAAATTCATTCCTGAAGCACTCGCGGTTAGTGGTTTCAGTCGAGAGCAGACTCTGACCTTTCCAGAGCCCACGGAAGTGATGAATGCATTTGCCGACTGGATCTACCATCTCGACATAGATCGTCCTCATTTCATCTCCGATAATAACGGATTCGATTGGCAGTTTGTGAACTCGTATTTCCATCACTTCACAGGCCGAAATCCGTTCGGTTTTTCTTCGACCAATCTTGGCAGCCTTTATAAAGGAATGGTCAAAGACACCTTTCAGACATTCAAGCACTTGCGCAAAACACGCCACACTCATCATCCCGTAGATGATGCCAAGGGCAATGCCGAAGCACTACTGACCATGAAACAGCAAATGGACCTCAAGATTCGTCTCTAG
- a CDS encoding pirin family protein, whose translation MKPIQRIHHSSAMHWVGNGFPVRSVFDYNGLGRELSPFLLMDYAAPTKFLPGREKRGVGAHPHKGFETVTIAYQGELEHRDSSGGGGKIGPGDVQWMTAGKGIIHEEFHSEAFTRQGGTLQMVQLWVNLRAKDKSNPARYQTLLQKDIPEIILPDQAGSLRVIAGQYQETTGAAQTFSPVNLWDIRLQAGKTVILPLPSGHTSAFILLAGEVLVNDEGQAREGDLVTFQRQGEHITVHARSEAHLLILDGEPLNEPVVGHGPFVMNSSAEIQNAFEEFQKGEMGHLPE comes from the coding sequence ATGAAACCGATTCAACGCATCCATCACAGTTCTGCCATGCATTGGGTGGGCAATGGCTTTCCAGTCCGCTCTGTCTTTGATTACAATGGGCTTGGGCGCGAACTCAGCCCCTTTTTGCTTATGGACTATGCCGCTCCGACCAAGTTTTTACCAGGTCGAGAAAAGCGCGGGGTGGGGGCGCACCCGCACAAAGGATTTGAGACCGTCACTATCGCTTACCAAGGGGAGCTTGAGCATCGAGACTCCAGCGGTGGTGGGGGTAAAATTGGTCCTGGGGATGTGCAATGGATGACGGCCGGAAAAGGTATCATTCATGAGGAATTTCATTCGGAGGCATTCACTCGCCAAGGTGGAACGTTGCAAATGGTGCAACTGTGGGTGAATCTACGGGCGAAAGATAAAAGCAATCCTGCCCGCTACCAAACATTGCTTCAAAAAGACATTCCTGAAATCATCTTGCCAGATCAGGCTGGCAGCCTCCGTGTCATCGCGGGCCAATACCAGGAAACCACAGGAGCAGCCCAGACTTTTTCACCTGTCAATCTCTGGGATATTCGGCTTCAAGCTGGTAAAACGGTGATCTTACCCCTGCCATCTGGGCACACGAGCGCCTTTATCTTGCTCGCAGGCGAGGTGCTGGTGAATGATGAGGGGCAGGCCAGGGAAGGGGATTTGGTGACCTTTCAGCGGCAGGGAGAGCACATCACCGTTCATGCGCGGTCAGAGGCTCATTTGCTCATTCTTGATGGCGAGCCGCTCAACGAGCCTGTCGTTGGGCATGGTCCCTTTGTGATGAATAGCAGCGCCGAAATTCAGAATGCCTTTGAGGAATTTCAGAAGGGCGAAATGGGGCACCTGCCTGAGTGA
- a CDS encoding VOC family protein, with protein MNNPSTRPIHPGVRIGHVHLKVADLERSLAFYCGVLGFTLMQRYGKEAAFISAGGYHHHIGLNTWESRGGSPPPLGTTGLYHTAILYPTRAALADALRHLQQAGISLDGAADHGVSEALYLHDPDHNGVELYWDRPEREWPRNADGSLAMFTKALHLQDLLQQKD; from the coding sequence ATGAACAACCCCTCGACTCGGCCCATCCATCCTGGAGTTCGCATTGGTCATGTGCACCTGAAGGTGGCGGATTTGGAGCGTTCTTTGGCCTTCTATTGTGGCGTTCTGGGTTTCACCCTCATGCAGCGATATGGCAAAGAGGCGGCTTTTATTTCTGCAGGTGGTTATCATCACCACATCGGCCTGAATACCTGGGAGAGCCGAGGCGGATCACCACCGCCTCTAGGAACCACGGGCTTGTATCACACGGCGATTCTTTACCCCACTCGCGCCGCTTTGGCGGATGCACTGCGGCACCTGCAGCAGGCGGGGATCTCGCTGGACGGTGCGGCAGACCATGGCGTCAGCGAAGCTCTCTACCTGCATGACCCGGATCACAATGGCGTGGAGCTATATTGGGATCGGCCAGAGCGGGAATGGCCGCGCAATGCAGATGGCAGCTTGGCCATGTTTACGAAGGCGCTGCATCTTCAAGACCTGCTTCAACAAAAGGATTGA